A genome region from Hevea brasiliensis isolate MT/VB/25A 57/8 chromosome 7, ASM3005281v1, whole genome shotgun sequence includes the following:
- the LOC110655531 gene encoding histone-lysine N-methyltransferase ATXR3 isoform X2, with translation MGDGGVACMPLQHNSIMERFPIQDNATTLCSGGKTGNSTTTNTTTTTTKNNNNNSNSNGNSTINGFNSKPKKVLKKVIKVKKVVTVKKAMAEKGELGSEKAAKISKEKEAKISWEGAANSSKENEPKICKEADNVSGSFDNKVQSNKEEVEEGELGTLKWPPKAEVENGEFVPQEKSRRNGIEKGEIVGEKWRKGDMERGEVVLGSGRWRKGEFARDKIEKGEFVPDRWHNKDDYCYNKSRGRYDTSRERTPSSGKYSSEDIYRRKEFSRSGSSQHGKISSRWEGGLDRNIRISSRIVDEEGSYKSEYSNGKNHGRRCTSGNRLKRYGTDSESNNRKHYGDYGDYECSKSRRLSVDSTGTAHSEHYSLHSLERFYRNSASSSCSCSRVSSLDKYSSRHHEPTLSSKVVYDRHGRSPGHSERSSCDRVRYFDHGDRSPIHRERSPYARERSPYRRERSPYGRERSPYGHDKSPYDRSRHHDYRRSPTHLERFSQDQYHDRRDRTPNFMEHSPLDQGRPSNLREASRKSGKIEKRNCQFGDKGQEDKHSQRDSGGRDSQLSAKESQDKSGIHDNNRLEEKNVNSESHKEEQSQTPSMNNKESPHVDGLPPEELLSMEEDMDICDTPPHVPVVADSSMGKWFYLDYYGLECGPSKLCDLKTRVDEGFLMSDHLIKHIDSDRWVTIENAVSPLVTVNFPSIVSDTITQLVSSPEAPGNLLADTGDIGQSNIQSGEEVPVNLPQPLVCVSDSSAGSEPLEDHNIDERVGALLGGFTVVPGRELETIGEVLQMTFERAPWDKWEKPEGITWNQACVSEQNGQDNDELSGYLDLKPKDAVEVRLSAISDKDQGSAFVVDCADWFSDQWSCKGGDWKRNDDTNLDRFSRRKLVVNDGFPLCQMPKSGSEDPRWHRKDDLYYPSLSRRLDLPPWAFYCSDERNECGGVGRLTVAKPPIPVIRGVKGTMLPVVRINACVVKDHGSFVSEPRTKVRGKERYPSRSARAYNAANDVKRLTTEGDSLSKTDQDSHDSWKSISSINIPKDRLCTVDDLQLHLGEWYYFDGSGHEQGPSSFSELLVLTDQGAIQKYSSAFRKFDRVWVPITSATETSEATVKIQQENVAVHGGSSATLSKLQSAANNEGNTNSISFHSLHPQFIGYTRGKLHELVMKSYKSREFAAAINDVLDPWISAKQPKKEVDNHIYQKSEIDACAGKRAWLQLDGSDDYHDLYEDLHTIPNKEATFEELCDDATFHRESSACSATEFGSWGLLEGHTLARVFHFLRSDLKSLVFASLTCQHWRSAVSFYKDISRQVNLSQLGPNCTDSIISNIMNGYNKERINSMVLAGCTNITSCLLEDIVRSFPCLSSVDIRGCSQFKELPLKFPDVSWTRTCGSHGIGISENSYSKIRSLKQISEKAPTFCRTKELSSDADDFGDLKEYFNSVTKRDSTNQLFRRSLYKRSKLFDARKSSSILSRDAHMRQWAIKKSESGYRRMEGFLASGLKDIMKENTFEFFVPKVAEIEDRMKNGYYIGHGLRSVKEDISRMCRDAIKAKKRGAGDMNHIIRLFLKLASHLEDSSKFSYERDELMKLWKDDLSAGLGYTPMKCKKKLFMEKKNTNRINGTAYANGSTDYGEYASDQEIRRCLSKLNRKSMDSGSETSDEFGKSSEDEGGDSESTSSDTESDLDVRSEARIGEYRGDGFFMEDEGLDLITDEREWGARMTKASLVPPVTRKYEVIDQYVIVADEEDVQRKMCVSLPDDYAEKLEAQKNGTEELDMELPEVKDYKPRKQLGVEVIEQEVYGIDPYTHNLLLDSMPEELGWPLLEKHLFIENMLLCTLNKQVRNFTGSGNTPMTYHLHPVVEEIEKAAKEDCDVQTIKMCQGILKALDNRPDDNYVAYRKGLGVVCNKEDGFGEDDFVVEFLGEVYPAWKWFEKQDGIRSLQKDNKDPAPEFYNIYLERPKGDADGYDLVVVDAMHKANYASRICHSCRPNCEAKVTAVDGQYQIGIYAVREIQYGEEITFDYNSVTESKEEYEASVCLCGSQVCRGSYLNLTGEGAFQKVLKEQHAILDRHHLILEACELNSVSDEDYLDLGRAGLGSCLLGGLPDWVVAYSARLVRFINLERTKLPDEILRHNLEEKRKYFSDICLEVERSDAEVQAEGVYNQRLQNLAVTLDKVRYVMRSVFGDPKKAPPPLERLSPEETVSFLWKGEESLVEELLQCMSPHVDTDLLNDLKSKIRAHDPLESDNVQRELEKSLLWLRDEIRSLPCTYKCRHDAAADLIHVYAHTRCFFRVQEYKKFTSPPVHIGPLDLGPKYADKLGEGIHEYRKTYCENYCLGQLIYWHIQTNAEPDCSLAKAGRGCLSLPDIGSFYAKIQKPSQQRVYGPKTVKLMLERMPHGVMNCP, from the exons ATGGGGGATGGAGGTGTCGCTTGCATGCCTTTGCAGCATAATAGTATCATGGAAAGGTTTCCAATTCAGGACAATGCGACAACACTTTGCAGTGGAGGCAAAACTGGCAATTCCACTACTACCAACACCACTACTACTACTACCAAAAATAACAACAATAATAGTAATAGCAATGGCAACAGTACTATCAATGGCTTCAACTCAAAGCCCAAAAAAGTATTGAAGAAGGTAATTAAGGTAAAAAAGGTTGTTACAGTGAAGAAAGCAATGGCAGAGAAGGGTGAATTGGGATCAGAGAAAGCAGCAAAAATTAGCAAGGAGAAGGAAGCAAAGATCAGCTGGGAAGGGGCGGCAAATAGTAGCAAGGAGAATGAGCCAAAGATTTGCAAGGAAGCTGACAACGTTTCAGGTTCTTTTGATAACAAGGTGCAGAGTAATAAAGAGGAAGTTGAAGAGGGGGAATTAGGAACTTTGAAGTGGCCACCAAAAGCAGAAGTTGAGAACGGAGAGTTTGTTCCACAAGAGAAATCAAGAAGAAATGGAATCGAGAAGGGAGAGATTGTTGGTGAGAAATGGAGAAAAGGGGATATGGAGAGGGGAGAGGTTGTTTTGGGTTCTGGTAGATGGCGAAAAGGGGAATTTGCCAGAGATAAGATTGAGAAAGGAGAGTTCGTTCCAGATAGATGGCATAATAAAGACGATTACTGTTATAATAAGTCCCGTGGCAGGTATGACACCAGCAGAGAGCGTACCCCATCTTCTGGAAAGTATTCCAGTGAAGACATTTACAGAAGGAAAGAGTTTAGCAGGAGTGGGAGTAGTCAGCATGGTAAAATTTCTTCTAGGTGGGAGGGTGGACTAGATAGGAATATAAGGATCAGTTCAAGGATTGTGGATGAAGAAGGCTCATATAAGAGTGAATACAGCAATGGCAAGAATCATGGAAGACGGTGCACTTCTGGCAACAGGTTGAAGCGATATGGCACAGATTCTGAAAGCAATAATCGCAAACATTATGGGGATTATGGGGACTATGAGTGCTCTAAAAGCAGGAGACTTTCTGTGGATAGTACTGGAACTGCCCACTCAGAGCACTATTCACTTCACTCTTTGGAAAGGTTCTATAGAAACTCTGCATCTTCTTCTTGTTCCTGTTCAAGAGTTTCTTCACTGGACAAATATTCCTCCAGGCATCATGAACCCACTTTGTCTTCCAAAGTAGTTTATGATAGGCATGGACGTAGTCCAGGTCATTCTGAGCGGTCCTCATGTGACAGAGTCCGGTACTTTGATCACGGGGATCGGAGTCCAATCCATCGTGAGAGATCTCCGTATGCACGAGAAAGATCCCCATATCGGCGTGAGAGATCCCCTTATGGACGTGAGAGGTCTCCATATGGACATGATAAATCCCCATATGATCGGAGCCGTCATCATGATTATAGGAGAAGTCCTACTCATTTAGAGAGGTTCTCACAGGACCAGTATCATGATCGCAGGGATCGAACTCCAAATTTTATGGAGCATTCCCCACTTGATCAGGGTAGGCCTAGTAATCTTAGAGAAGCAAGCCGAAAAAGTGGAAAAATTGAGAAGCGGAACTGTCAGTTTGGTGATAAAGGTCAGGAGGACAAGCACAGCCAGAGGGACTCTGGTGGAAGAGATTCACAGTTGTCAGCTAAAGAATCTCAAGATAAAAGTGGAATACATGATAATAATAGATTGGAAGAAAAAAATGTGAATTCTGAGTCTCATAAAGAAGAGCAGTCCCAGACTCCAAGTATGAATAACAAAGAATCTCCTCATGTTGATGGACTTCCTCCTGAAGAGCTACTATCAATGGAAGAAGATATGGATATATGTGACACACCACCTCATGTCCCTGTTGTGGCTGATTCCTCCATGGGAAAATGGTTTTACCTTGACTATTATGGCCTGGAATGTGGGCCTTCAAAGTTATGCGACCTTAAGACGCGTGTGGATGAGGGATTTCTTATGTCGGATCACTTGATTAAGCACATTGATAGTGACAGGTGGGTAACCATTGAAAATGCAGTTTCACCATTGGTGACTGTAAATTTCCCATCTATTGTGTCAGACACTATAACTCAGTTAGTGAGCTCGCCCGAGGCACCTGGTAATCTGTTGGCAGATACTGGAGATATAGGGCAATCCAATATTCAAAGTGGTGAGGAAGTGCCAGTGAATTTGCCACAGCCCCTGGTCTGCGTTAGTGATAGTTCTGCTGGGTCTGAACCTTTGGAAGATCACAACATTGATGAAAGGGTTGGAGCTCTGTTGGGGGGTTTTACTGTTGTTCCTGGCAGAGAACTAGAGACAATTGGAG AAGTTTTGCAAATGACATTTGAGCGTGCACCATGGGATAAATGGGAAAAACCAGAAG GTATCACTTGGAATCAAGCTTGTGTATCAGAACAAAATGGTCAAGATAATGATGAATTATCAGGATACTTGGACTTGAAACCTAAAGATGCTGTTGAAGTGAGATTAAGTGCTATCTCTGACAAAGACCAAGGCTCTGCCTTTGTTGTTGACTGTGCTGATTGGTTTTCTGACCAATGGTCGTGCAAAGGTGGAGATTGGAAGAGGAATGATGACACTAACCTGGATAGATTTTCTAGAAGGAAACTTGTTGTCAATGATGGCTTTCCATTGTGCCAAATGCCAAAATCAGGGTCTGAGGACCCACGTTGGCATAGAAAAGATGATCTGTATTATCCTTCTCTAAGCAGAAGGCTTGACCTGCCTCCTTGGGCTTTCTACTGCTCTGATGAGAGGAATGAATGTGGTGGTGTTGGCAGATTAACTGTTGCTAAGCCTCCTATTCCTGTTATTAGGGGGGTGAAGGGAACTATGCTACCAGTGGTCAGGATAAATGCATGTGTTGTCAAGGACCATGGTTCATTTGTTTCAGAACCTCGCACAAAAGTTCGAGGGAAGGAAAGGTATCCTTCGAGATCTGCTCGGGCATACAATGCTGCTAATGATGTGAAGAGATTGACAACAGAAGGCGATTCTCTTTCCAAAACTGATCAAGACTCTCATGATTCTTGGAAGTCAATTTCATCCATTAACATTCCTAAAGACCGTCTTTGCACGGTGGATGACTTACAGTTGCATTTGGGTGAGTGGTACTACTTTGATGGTTCTGGGCATGAACAAGGGCCGTCATCATTTTCAGAGCTTCTGGTCTTGACAGATCAAGGTGCTATCCAAAAATATAGTAGTGCTTTCAGGAAATTTGACAGAGTGTGGGTTCCAATTACCTCTGCGACAGAGACTTCTGAAGCCACTGTTAAAATTCAACAGGAGAATGTTGCAGTACATGGTGGTTCTTCAGCAACTCTTTCAAAATTGCAGAGTGCTGCCAATAATGAAGGCAACAcaaattccatttcatttcatagccTGCATCCACAGTTCATTGGTTATACCCGTGGGAAGCTACATGAATTGGTAATGAAATCTTACAAGAGCCGGGAGTTTGCTGCTGCCATAAATGATGTTTTGGATCCATGGATCAGTGCTAAACAGCCTAAGAAGGAGGTTGATAACCATATATACCAAAAATCAG AAATTGATGCATGTGCTGGCAAAAGAGCTTGGTTGCAGCTTGATGGAAGTGATGATTACCATGACTTGTATGAAGACTTGCATACCATTCCAAACAAGGAAGCCACTTTTGAAGAATTGTGTGATGATGCTACTTTTCATAGAGAAAGTAGTGCATGCTCAGCTACTGAGTTTGGAAGCTGGGGTTTATTGGAGGGTCATACACTGGCACGAGTCTTTCATTTTCTGAGATCTGACTTGAAATCCCTTGTCTTTGCTTCTTTGACTTGTCAACATTGGAGATCTGCTGTCAGCTTTTACAAGGATATCTCAAGACAAGTTAATCTTTCACAATTAGGTCCTAACTGCACTGACTCGATCATTTCAAATATCATG AATGGTTATAATAAAGAAAGAATAAATTCAATGGTGCTGGCGGGTTGCACAAATATTACTTCATGCTTGCTTGAAGATATTGTTCGTTCTTTCCCTTGTTTATCTTCTGTAGATATCAGAGGTTGCAGCCAGTTCAAGGAGTTGCCTCTTAAATTTCCTGATGTGAGCTGGACAAGGACTTGTGGTTCGCATGGTATTGGAATCTCTGAGAATTCGTATTCTAAAATAAGGAGTCTTAAACAGATCAGTGAGAAAGCTCCTACATTTTGTCGAACAAAGGAACTCAGTAGTGATGCAGATGATTTTGGTGATCTAAAAGAGTATTTTAACAGTGTGACTAAGAGGGACTCGACAAATCAATTATTCCGACGGAGTTTGTATAAACGCTCAAAGTTGTTTGATGCTAGAAAGTCATCATCTATTTTATCTAGGGATGCCCATATGAGGCAATGGGCCATCAAAAAATCTGAAAGTGGCTATAGGAGGATGGAAGGATTTCTTGCTTCAGGTTTGAAGGACATCATGAAGGAGAATACCTTTGAGTTTTTTGTGCCCAAG GTGGCTGAAATTGAGGATCGGATGAAAAATGGTTATTATATTGGGCATGGTTTAAGGTCTGTCAAGGAGGATATCAGTCGAATGTGCAGAGATGCTATTAA AGCAAAGAAGCGTGGTGCTGGAGATATGAATCATATCATTAGATTATTTCTCAAACTTGCCTCACATTTGGAAGATAGTTCTAAGTTTTCTTATGAAAGAGATGAATTAATGAAGTTGTGGAAGGATGATTTGTCTGCAGGGTTAGGCTATACTCCCATGAAGTGTAAGAAGAAGTTATTTATGGAAAAGAAGAACACTAATAGGATTAACGGCACAGCCTATGCAAATGGTAGTACTGATTATGGAGAATATGCATCTGATCAGGAAATCAGAAGGTGCTTATCCAAATTGAACCGAAAGTCCATGGATTCAGGGAGTGAAACTTCCGATGAATTTGGCAAGTCTTCTGAAGATGAGGGTGGTGATAGTGAAAGTACTTCCTCAGATACAGAAAGTGACTTGGATGTCCGATCAGAAGCTCGAATTGGGGAGTACAGAGGGGATGGATTCTTTATGGAAGATGAGGGTTTAGATTTGATAACAGACGAGCGTGAATGGGGTGCTCGGATGACAAAAGCGAGTCTTGTTCCTCCTGTCACTAGGAAATATGAAGTTATCGATCAATATGTTATTGTAGCAGATGAGGAGGATGTTCAAAGGAAAATGTGTGTTTCTTTGCCAGATGATTATGCTGAGAAGCTTGAGGCACAGAAAAATGGCACTGAAGAATTGGATATGGAGCTTCCTGAAGTCAAGGACTATAAACCTAGAAAACAGCTTGGAGTTGAAGTTATAGAACAAGAAGTTTATGGAATTGATCCCTATACCCATAATCTTTTACTTGATTCGATGCCTGAAGAATTAGGTTGGCCTTTGTTAGAGAAACATTTGTTTATTGAAAATATGCTCCTCTGTACTCTGAATAAGCAAGTCAGGAACTTCACTGGCTCTGGGAACACTCCTATGACGTATCATTTGCACCCGGTtgtagaagaaattgaaaaagCTGCTAAGGAGGACTGCGATGTGCAAACAATAAAAATGTGCCAGGGCATCCTCAAGGCCTTAGATAATCGTCCTGATGATAATTATGTTGCTTACAGGAAG GGACTTGGTGTTGTTTGCAACAAAGAAGATGGTTTTGGAGAAGATGATTTTGTCGTGGAGTTTTTGGGAGAG GTTTATCCTGCTTGGAAATGGTTTGAGAAGCAAGATGGCATACGATCTTTACAGAAAGATAACAAAGATCCCGCTCCGGAATTTTACAACATTTATCTTGAGAGGCCCAAG GGTGATGCTGATGGTTATGATTTGGTGGTTGTTGATGCCATGCATAAGGCAAACTATGCAAGTCGAATTTGTCACTCATGCAGACCTAATTGTGAAGCGAA AGTTACTGCTGTAGATGGTCAATACCAAATTGGAATCTACGCTGTCCGAGAAATTCAATATGGCGAGGAGATCACATTTGATTACAATTCTGTGACAGAG AGTAAGGAAGAATATGAAGCATCTGTCTGTCTATGTGGTAGCCAAGTTTGTCGGGGCAGCTACTTAAATCTGACAGGTGAAGGGGCTTTCCAGAAG GTGTTGAAGGAGCAGCATGCCATATTGGATCGACATCATTTGATTCTTGAAGCTTGTGAACTAAATTCTGTATCTGACGAAGATTATCTTGACTTGGGGAGGGCTGGTTTAGGCAGTTGTTTGCTTGGCGGGTTGCCAGATTGGGTGGTTGCATATTCTGCTCGTCTG GTGAGGTTCATAAATCTGGAGAGAACAAAGCTTCCTGACGAAATTCTAAGGCATAATTTGGAAGAAAAAAGGAAATATTTCTCAGATATTTGTCTTGAGGTTGAAAGAAGTGATGCCGAGGTTCAG GCTGAAGGTGTATACAACCAGAGGCTTCAAAATTTAGCAGTAACTCTTGACAAG GTGAGGTACGTGATGAGATCCGTATTTGGTGACCCAAAGAAAGCTCCACCTCCATTAGAGAGGCTAAGTCCTGAGGAAACTGTCTCCTTCCTCTGGAAAGGAGAAGAATCACTTGTTGAGGAGCTTCTTCAGTGCATGTCTCCTCATGTGGACACTGATCTGCTTAATGATCTCAAGTCCAAGATCCGTGCACATGATCCGTTGGAATCTGATAACGTTCAGAGAGAACTTGAGAAATCATTATTATG GTTGAGGGATGAAATCCGGAGCCTTCCATGTACATACAAGTGCCGGCATGATGCTGCAGCTGACTTAATCCATGTATATGCTCATACAAGATGCTTCTTTAGAGTTCAG GAGTACAAAAAATTTACTTCTCCTCCAGTTCACATTGGTCCGCTTGACTTGGGTCCCAAGTATGCTGATAAGTTGGGAGAAGGTATCCATGAATATCGAAAGACATATTGTGAAAATTATTGTTTGGGACAGTTAATCTATTGGCATATACAGACTAATGCTGAACCAGATTGTAGCCTGGCTAAGGCAGGTAGGGGCTGCTTGTCTTTACCTGACATTGGTTCCTTCTATGCCAAGATTCAGAAGCCATCACAGCAGCGCGTTTATGGTCCAAAGACTGTGAAGCTTATGCTGGAAAGGATG CCACATGGTGTCATGAATTGTCCCTAA